One part of the Candidatus Bathyarchaeota archaeon genome encodes these proteins:
- the truD gene encoding tRNA pseudouridine(13) synthase TruD, which produces MAVPDIDRLLGMEVYATHTVGIGGSIKTAPEDFLVEEVLVDGSKASVDCEVPSRVLGSSASHQRFLLCMLIKRNWDTFIATKNVAKALGIEPRRLQFAGIKDAKAVTAQFITLENVSVEEAAKVEVTGVQLFPVGYVHEMLSLFYLLGNHFTITIKGADATVEQINAAISELDAAGGIPNFFGHQRFGTTRPVTHLVGKALTAGAFEEAAMLFLANPSSYEHPASRQARQELADTHDFKRAAEGYPKQLRFERQMLGHLAENPTDFVGAFQRLPPKLQALFVQAHQSYLFNRFLSGRIKAGLPLNGASVGDFVVGVERSGLPLTSMPKAVTEQNLGQVNSAVAAGKMRVALPIFGVKQKLSGGVMGEVERRVLCEENISEEGLRFNVLSRVGGKGGLRTAATPVKDFTYQISDGTVKACFMLLRGCYATVLLRELIKPQDPVAAGF; this is translated from the coding sequence TTGGCTGTTCCAGACATCGATCGGCTGCTGGGCATGGAGGTCTACGCCACCCATACCGTGGGCATCGGCGGCTCCATCAAGACTGCGCCAGAGGATTTTTTGGTGGAGGAGGTCCTGGTGGATGGCTCCAAAGCCAGCGTCGACTGCGAGGTTCCAAGCAGGGTTTTAGGCTCAAGCGCATCGCATCAGCGGTTTCTGCTCTGCATGCTAATTAAGCGTAACTGGGACACCTTCATCGCCACCAAAAACGTCGCGAAAGCACTGGGGATTGAGCCGCGGCGGCTGCAGTTCGCAGGCATCAAAGACGCCAAAGCCGTCACTGCCCAGTTCATCACGCTTGAGAACGTTTCGGTGGAGGAAGCCGCCAAAGTCGAGGTAACCGGCGTGCAGTTATTCCCCGTCGGTTATGTGCATGAGATGCTTTCGCTGTTCTATCTTCTGGGCAACCACTTCACAATCACAATCAAGGGCGCAGACGCCACAGTCGAGCAGATAAACGCGGCAATCAGCGAACTTGACGCTGCCGGGGGCATCCCCAACTTTTTTGGGCACCAACGCTTCGGCACCACCCGCCCCGTCACGCATCTGGTCGGCAAAGCCCTCACAGCCGGAGCCTTCGAGGAGGCAGCAATGCTGTTTCTGGCAAACCCCAGCAGCTACGAGCACCCCGCCTCGAGGCAGGCACGCCAGGAACTCGCAGATACCCATGACTTTAAACGCGCCGCTGAAGGTTACCCCAAGCAGCTGCGGTTCGAACGCCAAATGCTAGGCCACCTCGCAGAGAACCCCACGGATTTCGTCGGCGCCTTCCAGCGGCTACCCCCCAAGCTCCAAGCGCTCTTTGTCCAAGCCCACCAAAGCTACCTCTTCAACCGCTTCCTAAGCGGACGCATCAAAGCGGGGTTGCCTCTCAATGGGGCGTCGGTGGGGGATTTTGTGGTGGGTGTGGAGCGGTCGGGTTTGCCGTTGACTTCGATGCCGAAGGCTGTGACGGAGCAGAATCTGGGGCAGGTTAACTCTGCGGTGGCGGCGGGAAAGATGCGGGTTGCACTGCCAATTTTTGGGGTGAAGCAGAAGCTCAGCGGCGGCGTCATGGGGGAGGTGGAGCGGCGGGTGCTCTGTGAGGAGAACATCTCCGAGGAGGGGTTGCGGTTTAATGTGCTTTCAAGGGTCGGCGGCAAAGGCGGCTTGCGGACAGCTGCGACACCGGTTAAGGATTTCACTTATCAGATTTCAGATGGCACGGTGAAGGCATGTTTTATGCTGCTGCGGGGCTGCTACGCCACCGTGCTGTTGCGTGAACTCATCAAGCCCCAAGACCCCGTGGCAGCAGGCTTCTAA
- a CDS encoding NAD(P)/FAD-dependent oxidoreductase: MTPKPPSPADPDIAIVGAGPAGSYTALQLAKLGIKAAVYEEHSQIGVPSHCAGHISIRSLRNLGLYPLPSGIEENRFRAANFYSPHGTKFSLHLSCPVTVALNRARFDGYLAEMAQAAGAQFRLGARVDSLLVGKGGVGGLKVASSGGQETVNSKVVVDCEGISSRLLRQAGLKTLQPSGLVYAVETEIEGAQDLEPDAVEVYFGKAYAPGFYGWLIPRRDGTAKLGLATNHGNPQAYLRRLMTKHPAASKQLAKAKITSAGYHGISLGGPIPRAYTGGFLAVGDCASQVKPTTGGGVIFGLTAATQAADVISRALQSGDVSAHALCEYQKRCSDLFGFDFRVMLRLRRFLDSLSDERLDEMLRVCRKLGVDKALADADEIDYQGQLLLSVATKPQMLAALAYFGLLYLST, translated from the coding sequence ATGACGCCCAAGCCCCCCAGCCCCGCAGACCCCGACATTGCCATAGTGGGCGCTGGACCCGCCGGCAGCTACACGGCGCTGCAGCTGGCAAAACTGGGCATAAAAGCCGCCGTCTACGAGGAACACAGCCAAATCGGGGTGCCCAGTCACTGCGCAGGCCACATCAGCATCCGCAGCCTCAGAAACCTCGGCCTCTACCCCCTCCCATCAGGCATCGAGGAAAACCGGTTCCGCGCAGCCAACTTTTACTCACCCCATGGAACCAAATTCAGCCTGCACCTCTCCTGCCCAGTCACGGTGGCGCTTAATCGGGCACGCTTCGATGGGTACCTTGCGGAGATGGCGCAGGCGGCGGGAGCACAGTTTAGGCTGGGCGCGCGTGTGGATTCGCTTCTGGTGGGCAAGGGCGGCGTTGGAGGACTAAAGGTTGCATCAAGCGGCGGCCAAGAAACTGTGAACTCGAAAGTTGTGGTGGACTGCGAGGGCATCTCGTCGCGGCTGCTAAGGCAGGCGGGACTGAAAACGCTGCAACCTAGCGGGCTTGTCTATGCGGTGGAAACCGAAATCGAGGGCGCCCAAGACCTCGAGCCAGACGCAGTGGAGGTTTACTTCGGCAAAGCCTACGCCCCGGGCTTCTACGGCTGGCTTATCCCACGCCGCGACGGCACCGCCAAACTGGGCTTAGCCACCAACCACGGCAACCCCCAGGCTTACCTGCGGCGGCTAATGACCAAGCACCCCGCTGCGTCAAAGCAGCTTGCCAAAGCCAAAATCACGTCGGCAGGCTACCACGGCATCTCGCTGGGCGGGCCCATCCCCCGAGCCTACACCGGCGGATTCCTCGCCGTCGGCGACTGCGCCTCACAGGTTAAACCCACCACGGGCGGAGGAGTCATCTTCGGCTTAACCGCAGCCACCCAAGCAGCAGACGTAATCAGCCGCGCCCTCCAAAGCGGCGATGTCTCAGCCCATGCGCTCTGCGAGTACCAGAAACGATGCAGTGACCTGTTTGGCTTTGATTTCCGCGTGATGCTGCGGCTACGGCGGTTTTTGGATTCGCTCTCCGATGAGAGGCTAGATGAGATGCTGCGGGTATGCCGCAAACTCGGCGTAGACAAAGCACTCGCTGATGCAGATGAAATCGACTACCAGGGCCAACTGCTCCTTTCCGTGGCGACAAAACCGCAGATGCTGGCGGCACTCGCGTACTTTGGGCTACTCTACCTGTCTACATGA
- a CDS encoding ABC transporter permease: protein MTAKTILKHTLRIAWKDLMELFRNRLGLVLLIVMPLFMMVMVGFIYPSDSAAPTDMPIAFVNQDVGYNGSTVPSQTFYTVLTAINNQTHLMKLSNATSQSEVTESIQRGELDGAIVLSGNFSECLLNGEQGVVQIITDQSNPQMSATVRGILTSIIGEMGTMMAQQTTIYTHPTLNDTQALAMVQPFTASIPTQSATQTSLSSNLPVALVNLDSGYSGSTAPSTAFTATLQAINSQTGLLKLTLTTNVTSAQAAIANGTIYGAIVLPSNFSECLLTGKQGAISILTNTSNPITSATVSGMLTGIVNQIGTLSAQQSVLTVAPSISSSQALAVVQPFTVSAPTVNLQLGSTSTLKVGLVNLDSGYNGSVAMSDAFTAMLEGINNQTKIMKITALTSESAAKDMINAGTLDGAIILPSNFSEVVSTGQQGTVKILADTKNPIQSATVTATLSTIVNQMSTLMAQQTMLLTHPIISDATALAMVQPYVVPTQESSNYFNFIAPGIMAMTVMMSVMTGLPVAISQEKEIGTMDGMMVAPVNRLSILLGKTLAQTGRGLIQGVIILALAIGIFGVTIQGNILLVFALLLLGVFSFVGLGIVITSFTKDQETAQMLMMTLMFPMMFLSGVFFPIQQMPWYMQSISQFLPLTYASDALRKVMVLGAGVPQISNELIILAVFGIVMIAIALPVFRRMMTR, encoded by the coding sequence ATGACGGCAAAAACCATCCTTAAGCATACTCTTCGTATCGCCTGGAAAGACCTGATGGAGCTTTTCCGCAACCGGTTAGGTCTTGTGTTGTTGATTGTTATGCCGCTGTTCATGATGGTTATGGTCGGCTTCATTTATCCCTCGGATAGTGCGGCGCCAACCGACATGCCCATCGCATTCGTCAACCAGGACGTTGGCTATAATGGCTCAACGGTTCCAAGCCAAACCTTCTACACGGTATTGACCGCCATAAACAACCAAACCCACCTGATGAAACTCTCTAACGCGACTAGCCAAAGCGAGGTGACGGAGTCGATTCAGCGGGGCGAACTAGACGGTGCCATAGTGTTATCGGGTAATTTCAGTGAATGCCTCCTTAATGGGGAGCAGGGCGTCGTGCAAATCATAACTGATCAGTCTAACCCGCAGATGTCCGCCACTGTCAGGGGAATTTTGACGTCAATAATCGGTGAGATGGGCACCATGATGGCTCAGCAAACCACCATTTACACGCACCCAACACTCAACGACACGCAGGCTTTAGCGATGGTGCAGCCCTTCACGGCATCGATTCCCACTCAAAGCGCAACCCAAACTAGCCTAAGCAGCAACTTGCCCGTTGCACTTGTTAACTTAGATTCAGGCTACAGCGGCTCAACTGCCCCCAGCACCGCTTTCACTGCGACGCTGCAGGCTATAAACAGCCAAACTGGCTTGCTTAAACTCACTTTAACCACCAATGTTACCTCTGCTCAGGCGGCTATAGCCAACGGCACAATATATGGTGCCATAGTGTTGCCCAGCAACTTTAGCGAGTGCCTCCTGACGGGGAAGCAGGGCGCCATCAGCATCTTAACCAACACATCTAACCCCATTACATCCGCGACGGTAAGCGGCATGTTAACGGGGATAGTTAATCAGATTGGTACATTGTCGGCTCAGCAATCAGTGCTTACAGTTGCTCCCTCTATCTCAAGCAGCCAAGCCTTAGCGGTGGTGCAGCCCTTCACGGTTTCAGCTCCAACAGTGAACCTGCAGCTGGGCTCCACAAGCACACTTAAAGTGGGCTTAGTTAACCTGGATAGTGGCTACAACGGCTCCGTGGCGATGAGCGATGCCTTCACAGCGATGCTTGAGGGCATAAACAACCAGACAAAAATCATGAAAATCACCGCTCTGACAAGTGAAAGCGCAGCTAAAGACATGATTAACGCGGGAACGCTTGATGGCGCCATAATATTGCCCAGCAACTTCAGCGAAGTCGTCTCCACTGGGCAGCAGGGAACCGTCAAAATCTTAGCTGACACCAAAAACCCCATCCAGTCAGCCACCGTCACCGCCACCTTGTCCACGATAGTTAACCAGATGAGTACGCTGATGGCTCAGCAAACCATGCTGCTAACCCACCCCATCATCAGCGACGCAACCGCTTTAGCAATGGTGCAGCCATACGTTGTTCCAACTCAGGAATCAAGCAACTACTTCAACTTCATTGCGCCTGGCATCATGGCTATGACAGTGATGATGAGCGTTATGACAGGGTTGCCGGTGGCGATTAGCCAGGAGAAGGAAATCGGCACCATGGACGGCATGATGGTTGCCCCAGTTAATCGCCTCTCGATATTGCTGGGTAAAACGTTGGCGCAGACTGGCCGCGGCTTAATCCAGGGCGTCATTATTTTAGCGTTAGCTATCGGCATCTTCGGCGTAACCATACAGGGTAATATTCTGCTGGTGTTTGCGCTTTTGCTGCTGGGCGTGTTTAGCTTCGTGGGCTTGGGCATAGTGATTACCTCATTTACCAAGGACCAGGAGACCGCGCAGATGCTGATGATGACTTTGATGTTTCCGATGATGTTCCTCAGCGGGGTCTTCTTCCCGATTCAGCAGATGCCCTGGTACATGCAGTCCATCAGCCAGTTCCTGCCGTTAACCTACGCTTCAGATGCGCTGCGTAAGGTGATGGTGCTGGGCGCCGGCGTACCCCAAATAAGCAACGAGTTGATTATACTAGCAGTGTTCGGCATCGTCATGATAGCCATCGCGCTGCCAGTGTTCCGGCGGATGATGACAAGGTAG
- a CDS encoding DNA-3-methyladenine glycosylase I, with product MQHQGWQMPSWWYRNKHPPNDNAYFENMCRVIFEAGLNWHVVDKKWSDIRVAFLGFDIEKVAAFTDADVARLLQNEGIIRNKAKIRAVIGNAQNFAAIQKRYGSFQRYLKSLGKAGNYASAVKDLVNKFKWLGPSSASLFLYSVGEDVEPEQY from the coding sequence ATGCAGCATCAGGGCTGGCAGATGCCCAGTTGGTGGTACCGCAACAAGCATCCGCCTAACGATAATGCCTACTTTGAGAACATGTGCAGGGTGATTTTTGAGGCTGGCTTAAACTGGCATGTGGTGGATAAAAAATGGAGTGACATTCGAGTTGCGTTTTTGGGGTTTGACATCGAAAAAGTCGCCGCCTTCACCGATGCAGACGTAGCTAGGCTACTGCAGAACGAGGGGATAATTCGCAACAAAGCCAAAATCCGAGCCGTCATCGGGAACGCCCAAAACTTCGCAGCCATACAGAAACGCTACGGTTCCTTCCAGCGGTACCTAAAAAGCCTTGGCAAAGCAGGCAACTATGCCTCTGCAGTCAAGGATTTAGTTAACAAATTCAAGTGGCTGGGTCCCTCATCGGCAAGCCTGTTCCTTTACTCCGTCGGCGAAGACGTCGAGCCAGAGCAATATTAA
- the pth2 gene encoding peptidyl-tRNA hydrolase Pth2 — protein sequence MSDEFEYKQVIVFRTDLQMGKGKIAAQAGHAAISSAQDAYVHHKKWWDAWLFEGQKKVALKVATEKELCELEEAAEDLGLPHALIVDRGLTQIPEGSITCLGIGPAPTGMIDRLTGKLKLL from the coding sequence ATGTCCGACGAATTTGAGTATAAGCAAGTCATTGTTTTCCGCACGGATTTGCAGATGGGTAAGGGCAAGATCGCGGCGCAGGCAGGGCACGCAGCTATCTCCTCGGCGCAGGATGCTTATGTTCATCATAAGAAGTGGTGGGATGCATGGCTTTTTGAGGGCCAAAAGAAGGTTGCGCTTAAAGTCGCCACGGAAAAGGAGCTCTGCGAACTTGAGGAGGCAGCCGAAGACCTGGGGTTGCCCCATGCGCTCATCGTGGACCGCGGCTTAACTCAGATTCCAGAGGGCAGCATCACCTGCCTTGGCATCGGACCCGCCCCAACCGGCATGATTGACCGCTTAACGGGAAAGCTTAAGCTGCTGTAG
- a CDS encoding acylphosphatase — protein sequence MAKTRAHIYVGGKVQGVYFRQHTKRQAQIQGATGWVRNLEDGRVEAVFEGEEEAVRAMVEYCRHGPQSASVTAFEVSWEPYRGEFAGFEVAY from the coding sequence ATGGCAAAAACCAGAGCGCACATCTACGTCGGCGGCAAAGTGCAGGGCGTCTACTTTAGGCAGCATACGAAGCGGCAAGCACAGATCCAGGGCGCAACGGGTTGGGTACGTAACCTTGAGGATGGGCGGGTTGAAGCTGTTTTTGAAGGCGAAGAGGAAGCGGTAAGGGCGATGGTGGAGTATTGCCGCCATGGACCCCAAAGCGCTTCGGTAACAGCGTTTGAGGTATCCTGGGAACCGTATAGGGGCGAGTTCGCCGGCTTCGAGGTTGCTTACTAG
- a CDS encoding class I SAM-dependent methyltransferase family protein, whose amino-acid sequence MPRPSLCIKVPKNQGEKTLTLAAKLGLADKTLVIQREEGSLCIPLLREPGGIELATLKSQISDFSLFTAAFSEKQQPPESLNQALQDKLPTALLASVPQAYDVIGDIVVIDLPAKLKPYQELVGEAVLQIQKSAKTVLAKAGDISGVYRVRDYTYIAGEHKTQTVHREFGCSFHVDLARAYFSPRLSHEHMRVAGLVAAGEVVADLFAGVGPFSVLIGKKCPFAKVYAVDLNPDAVELLELNVRVNRVVSNVFPMLADARIAAGGKLRGRADRVIMNLPETALDFVDAACSAVKPDGGVVHFYGFVRQPDSVENFKLRFSDAVAQNGRCVEEFLLVRSIRETAPFESQVALDAKIR is encoded by the coding sequence ATGCCCCGACCCTCCCTGTGCATCAAAGTTCCCAAAAATCAGGGCGAAAAAACCCTCACGTTAGCCGCAAAACTGGGTTTAGCTGACAAAACACTGGTTATCCAACGTGAAGAGGGCAGCCTCTGCATTCCTCTGCTCAGGGAACCCGGGGGCATAGAGCTTGCAACCCTTAAAAGCCAAATCTCTGACTTCAGCCTCTTCACCGCTGCATTCAGCGAGAAACAGCAGCCCCCCGAATCATTAAACCAAGCTCTCCAAGATAAACTTCCCACTGCGTTGCTTGCCAGCGTCCCCCAAGCATATGACGTTATAGGCGACATCGTGGTAATCGACCTACCAGCGAAACTTAAACCATACCAGGAACTCGTCGGCGAAGCAGTCCTGCAAATCCAGAAAAGCGCCAAAACCGTGCTTGCCAAAGCAGGCGACATCAGCGGCGTCTACCGCGTCCGCGACTACACCTACATTGCAGGTGAACATAAGACGCAGACGGTGCACCGCGAATTCGGCTGCAGCTTTCACGTGGATTTGGCACGGGCTTATTTTTCGCCTAGACTCAGCCATGAGCACATGCGGGTGGCTGGTTTAGTTGCTGCCGGCGAGGTGGTGGCGGATTTGTTTGCTGGAGTTGGCCCCTTCTCGGTTTTGATTGGCAAGAAATGCCCCTTCGCAAAGGTCTACGCGGTGGACCTTAACCCCGACGCGGTGGAGCTGCTTGAGCTCAACGTCCGCGTTAACCGAGTGGTCAGCAACGTTTTCCCCATGCTTGCCGACGCCCGGATAGCCGCCGGGGGCAAACTCCGCGGCAGAGCCGACCGCGTCATCATGAATCTGCCTGAAACCGCCCTTGACTTTGTGGATGCCGCCTGCAGCGCCGTTAAGCCTGATGGGGGCGTGGTGCATTTCTATGGGTTTGTGCGTCAACCCGACTCCGTTGAGAACTTTAAGCTGCGCTTCTCCGATGCGGTGGCTCAGAATGGGCGCTGTGTGGAGGAGTTTTTGCTTGTGCGCAGCATCCGCGAGACAGCGCCGTTTGAGTCGCAGGTTGCCTTAGACGCGAAAATCCGCTGA
- a CDS encoding flavodoxin family protein — protein MKILGLVGSPRRGGNTDLMVDAILKGAADKGYAAEKVYLYDVNIEPCVDCRACKQGSLRCVFQDGMQTLYPKLETADVVVFGTPLYWYGASATMKLLVDRLRPYIASKKLAGKKAVVVVPSEEGADACSHIVAMFSLSFRYLGMELAGVLLPKAYEKAEVRQNPQVLSDAEAVGRSLG, from the coding sequence TTGAAGATTCTGGGTTTAGTAGGTAGCCCCCGAAGAGGCGGCAACACAGACCTGATGGTAGACGCCATCCTGAAAGGCGCCGCCGACAAGGGCTATGCAGCCGAAAAGGTGTACCTCTACGACGTGAACATTGAGCCCTGTGTAGATTGCCGCGCCTGCAAACAAGGCAGCTTACGCTGCGTTTTCCAAGATGGCATGCAGACGCTTTATCCTAAACTGGAGACGGCGGATGTGGTGGTGTTTGGTACGCCGCTTTACTGGTATGGCGCCTCAGCAACCATGAAGCTGCTGGTTGATCGGTTGCGCCCCTACATTGCCTCAAAGAAGCTCGCCGGCAAAAAGGCAGTTGTGGTGGTGCCCTCTGAGGAAGGAGCCGACGCCTGCAGCCACATCGTTGCCATGTTTAGTTTGTCGTTTAGGTATCTGGGGATGGAGTTGGCGGGTGTTCTGCTGCCTAAAGCCTACGAGAAAGCTGAGGTGCGCCAGAATCCCCAGGTGCTAAGTGACGCGGAAGCGGTTGGCAGAAGCCTCGGTTAG
- a CDS encoding PadR family transcriptional regulator, with amino-acid sequence MKPHAEDETTQNWLKEAQKGYIRMGVLILLNKKPAHGYELMKEINSRTKGFWQPTPGGVYPILNDLEASGYIKGQWQTQRNRRQKVYTITPSGNAILKRAIIKQTEIFNTVNGLFMEFAKEVLNIESPTPPPPMHTPLTPFLEDKKDSAVTLQQLEAERKHSVEHIKAIKERLKQLDERIVQLKRQAPSSSGEQGTA; translated from the coding sequence ATGAAACCCCACGCCGAAGACGAGACAACCCAGAACTGGCTCAAAGAAGCACAAAAAGGCTACATACGCATGGGCGTCCTCATCCTACTCAACAAAAAACCAGCCCACGGCTACGAACTCATGAAGGAAATCAACAGCCGCACCAAAGGCTTCTGGCAACCAACCCCCGGCGGCGTCTACCCCATACTCAACGACCTCGAAGCATCAGGCTACATCAAAGGACAATGGCAAACCCAGAGAAACCGCCGCCAAAAAGTCTACACCATAACCCCCTCAGGCAACGCCATCCTAAAACGCGCCATCATAAAACAAACAGAAATCTTCAACACCGTAAACGGGCTCTTCATGGAATTCGCCAAAGAAGTCCTCAATATCGAAAGCCCCACGCCTCCGCCCCCCATGCATACGCCGTTAACACCCTTTTTGGAGGATAAAAAAGACTCAGCTGTAACCCTCCAGCAGCTCGAAGCGGAACGTAAACATTCAGTTGAACACATTAAAGCCATCAAAGAGCGCCTCAAGCAACTTGACGAGCGGATTGTGCAGTTAAAGCGGCAGGCGCCTTCCAGTTCGGGGGAGCAGGGAACGGCTTAA
- a CDS encoding ATP-binding cassette domain-containing protein, translated as MDKGNIIEVRNLTKTFGKFTAVDDISFEVKKGEIFGLLGPNGAGKSTTLRMLSTLSRPTKGSASISGYDTVKNDIQVREHIGIVSEKMIIYNRLTAKENLSFFGTLYNIPKDKLNKKIDDLLEFVQLTKFKNAQVGTYSTGMRQRMNVIRALLNDPEVLFLDEPTLGLDPQTSVEIREYIKKLNQENGTTVILTTHIMVDADLLCDRIAVVDHGKIIALDSPTNLKKIISGGDTMIIRLEVANLNQDMLSALKEIDCIDQVAQETGTQLHIIVHGEEAFDRIVDVIRRQNGKITSMSNLQPSLEDVFLHITGHQVRDSADQKIPNEHRRFGAPQSRVR; from the coding sequence ATGGATAAAGGCAACATCATCGAAGTGCGAAACCTCACCAAAACATTCGGCAAATTCACCGCCGTAGACGACATCAGCTTCGAAGTCAAAAAAGGAGAAATCTTCGGGCTACTGGGCCCAAACGGAGCAGGCAAAAGCACCACTCTTCGCATGCTCTCTACACTCTCAAGGCCCACCAAAGGATCAGCCTCCATAAGCGGATATGACACAGTCAAAAACGACATACAAGTCCGCGAACACATCGGCATAGTAAGCGAGAAAATGATCATTTACAACCGATTAACCGCCAAAGAAAACCTATCGTTCTTCGGCACCCTCTACAACATCCCCAAAGACAAGTTAAACAAGAAAATCGATGACCTATTAGAATTCGTTCAGCTAACCAAATTCAAGAACGCCCAAGTCGGCACCTATTCAACTGGCATGCGGCAGCGAATGAATGTTATCCGCGCGTTGCTAAACGACCCCGAGGTGCTGTTTCTCGATGAACCCACCTTAGGTTTAGATCCCCAGACTTCGGTTGAAATCCGCGAGTACATAAAAAAACTCAACCAAGAAAACGGCACCACCGTCATCTTGACAACTCACATTATGGTTGACGCTGATTTGCTCTGTGACCGAATAGCTGTGGTTGACCATGGCAAAATCATAGCGCTGGATTCACCGACTAACCTTAAAAAAATCATCTCCGGAGGAGACACCATGATTATCCGATTGGAAGTCGCGAACCTAAACCAAGACATGCTTTCAGCCCTTAAAGAAATTGACTGCATAGACCAAGTTGCCCAGGAAACCGGCACTCAACTGCACATAATCGTTCATGGAGAAGAAGCCTTCGACAGAATCGTGGATGTCATCCGCAGGCAAAACGGCAAAATCACATCTATGTCAAACCTTCAGCCTTCCCTTGAAGACGTGTTCCTCCATATTACCGGCCACCAAGTTAGAGACAGCGCCGACCAAAAAATCCCAAATGAGCACCGAAGGTTTGGTGCGCCACAGAGCAGAGTGAGGTAA
- a CDS encoding arcadin 1, producing MFRVRVNKIESTRDVDGNLGKRIELLEEREVNPYIVRPQSDEAKMAQDLMQAIQQQMPFLPQRSQLATPKIILFLTEDEYDSLGIIFDVNQVYEVALENQAIRFRKV from the coding sequence TTGTTCCGTGTTAGAGTCAACAAAATCGAATCAACCCGCGACGTAGACGGCAACCTAGGAAAAAGAATTGAGCTTCTTGAGGAACGCGAAGTTAACCCCTACATTGTGCGGCCCCAGTCTGACGAAGCCAAAATGGCGCAGGACCTCATGCAGGCAATCCAGCAGCAGATGCCGTTTCTGCCCCAGCGCAGCCAATTGGCGACGCCTAAAATCATCTTGTTCCTCACCGAAGATGAATACGACAGCTTAGGCATAATCTTTGACGTTAACCAGGTCTACGAGGTCGCCCTTGAGAACCAAGCGATTCGCTTCAGGAAAGTTTAA
- the rtcA gene encoding RNA 3'-terminal phosphate cyclase, with amino-acid sequence MFEVDGSQKSGSGTLLRLAVALSAIKAEPLHITNIRASRPQPGLKRQHLEAVLTAAKLCNAKLQGATLGSRELTFTPGEVCGGKVEALIETAGSIPMLFMAALPICLYAQAPVQIHVQKGGTDTTHAPTINYLRHVLLPTLRQMGAEAEIRVQSYGYYPKGMGEATLTVQPNRHLKPILLDKFGVLKGIHGVSVDTCLGDRQVAQRQAKAAANLLTQGGYKSDIQVVNDQSNPLQKGSSIVLWAETDSGVRVGADSIGQLRKLAEDVGVEAAKNLLCELQAQTTADIFLADMLIPYMALAEGTSVIYSRAISEHIEANIWLVEKMLNAQFSIQKVNSLYRIEKS; translated from the coding sequence ATGTTTGAAGTCGATGGTAGCCAGAAAAGCGGCAGCGGAACCCTTCTGCGATTAGCCGTAGCCCTCTCAGCCATCAAAGCAGAGCCGCTCCACATCACCAACATCCGAGCCAGCCGCCCCCAGCCCGGCCTCAAACGCCAGCACCTCGAGGCTGTGCTCACCGCCGCTAAACTCTGCAACGCCAAACTGCAGGGCGCAACGTTGGGTTCACGGGAACTCACCTTTACCCCAGGCGAGGTCTGCGGCGGAAAAGTGGAAGCCCTCATCGAAACCGCCGGAAGCATCCCTATGCTGTTTATGGCGGCGCTGCCCATATGCCTCTATGCCCAAGCACCCGTGCAGATACATGTCCAAAAGGGCGGAACCGACACCACGCATGCGCCAACCATCAACTACCTCCGACATGTCCTGTTGCCCACGCTGCGCCAGATGGGTGCGGAAGCGGAAATCCGTGTTCAAAGCTACGGTTACTACCCCAAGGGCATGGGCGAAGCAACTCTGACTGTGCAGCCAAACCGACATCTCAAACCGATTCTGCTGGATAAATTCGGCGTTCTCAAAGGCATCCATGGCGTTTCTGTCGATACTTGTCTGGGTGACCGGCAGGTTGCTCAGCGCCAAGCAAAAGCCGCCGCAAATCTGCTAACTCAGGGAGGCTACAAATCCGACATCCAAGTCGTCAACGACCAATCTAACCCCCTACAGAAGGGCAGCTCCATCGTGCTGTGGGCGGAAACCGACAGTGGAGTTCGGGTCGGCGCCGACTCCATTGGGCAACTGCGCAAATTGGCTGAGGACGTCGGAGTGGAAGCCGCCAAAAACCTCCTGTGCGAGCTTCAAGCCCAAACAACCGCCGACATATTCCTTGCGGATATGCTGATTCCCTACATGGCGCTCGCCGAGGGCACATCGGTAATCTATAGCCGAGCCATAAGCGAGCACATAGAAGCCAACATCTGGCTAGTGGAAAAGATGCTAAACGCCCAATTCAGCATCCAAAAAGTTAACAGTCTCTACCGCATAGAAAAAAGCTGA